The Nitrosomonas sp. sh817 genome includes a window with the following:
- a CDS encoding universal stress protein has translation MLKILLPVDGSECSKKAVADFIQLLDWYKEIPEFHLLNVQYPLDGNVSLFINQADIKQYHQEEGLKNLHEARDILDQAGIAYQFHITVGDPAEMIVRFATEKQYDLIVMGPRGRGGLKGLLLGSVTSKVMQLSQIPVLLVK, from the coding sequence ATGCTGAAAATACTGTTGCCTGTTGATGGCTCTGAATGCTCGAAAAAAGCTGTAGCTGATTTTATTCAATTGCTCGATTGGTACAAGGAAATACCGGAGTTTCATCTGCTTAATGTTCAATATCCGCTCGATGGAAATGTGTCATTATTCATCAATCAAGCGGATATCAAGCAATATCATCAAGAGGAAGGCTTGAAAAACCTGCATGAAGCTCGCGACATATTGGATCAGGCCGGGATTGCTTACCAGTTTCATATTACGGTGGGTGATCCGGCTGAGATGATCGTGCGATTTGCCACCGAAAAGCAATATGATCTGATCGTAATGGGGCCACGCGGTAGAGGTGGTTTAAAAGGATTACTTTTGGGGTCCGTGACCAGCAAAGTGATGCAGCTGTCGCAGATACCCGTCTTACTGGTTAAATAA
- a CDS encoding TerC family protein, with amino-acid sequence MAFDSPQFWLAVLQIIAIDIVLGGDNAVVIALACRRLPDKQRKLGIFWGVAGAIVLRVVLIFFALNLLTIPYLKVAGAALLVWIGIKLLQPESEGSHEVDASTTLLGAIKTIIVADAVMSLDNVIAIAGAAKDEISLVIFGLVISVPIIVWGSQLVMRVMDRYPVTIAIGAGLLGWIAGDMAVTDVVTKEWVDVNANFLHWIAPAAMAIVVIAAGKTLAARKRAEARPIVDLADEDNSRQ; translated from the coding sequence ATGGCATTTGATAGTCCGCAGTTTTGGTTAGCCGTGCTGCAAATTATTGCGATTGATATCGTTTTAGGTGGCGACAATGCGGTAGTCATTGCGTTGGCTTGCAGACGCTTACCGGATAAGCAGCGCAAGCTCGGGATTTTCTGGGGTGTCGCAGGTGCAATTGTGCTGCGTGTTGTGCTGATCTTTTTTGCATTGAATCTGCTAACCATTCCTTATCTGAAGGTTGCGGGCGCGGCATTGCTGGTTTGGATTGGTATCAAGCTATTACAGCCTGAATCGGAAGGCAGTCACGAAGTAGACGCCAGCACCACGCTGCTGGGCGCTATCAAAACGATTATCGTCGCGGATGCGGTGATGAGTCTTGATAATGTGATTGCCATTGCGGGGGCGGCAAAGGACGAAATCAGCTTGGTGATTTTTGGATTGGTGATCAGCGTACCGATCATCGTTTGGGGTAGTCAACTGGTAATGAGGGTCATGGATCGATATCCGGTCACGATTGCAATCGGTGCAGGGTTGCTGGGGTGGATTGCGGGCGATATGGCGGTAACCGATGTGGTTACCAAGGAATGGGTTGATGTGAATGCGAATTTTCTGCACTGGATCGCTCCCGCTGCCATGGCAATCGTGGTAATTGCCGCCGGTAAAACGCTGGCCGCTCGTAAGCGGGCTGAAGCGAGACCGATCGTTGATCTGGCCGATGAAGACAATTCCAGGCAATAA
- a CDS encoding patatin-like phospholipase family protein, giving the protein MQFEHEQQQDSGAPRVGLVLTGGGARAAYQVGVLRAIAELLPDKRRNPFPIICGTSAGAINAASIAVSASNFGEGVERLEAVWSNFHVDQIYRSDFLGVLHNTLRCMLSLVSAEYGQHHPISLLDNSPLEALLRNRFSFRTIQHSIRSGSLYALGLTAWGYTSGQSVTFYQAAKAVTPWKRAQRLGIPAEIGVGHLMASSAIPFIFPAVKLNREFFGDGSMRQLAPISPALHLGADKVLIIGVRKPVTDEPKRVSVSGYPPFAQIAGHALNSIFVDSLDVDLERLLRINETLKLIPPAAFKEKNISLRPVEAMMIAPSEGINEIAQKYASTLPWIMRYLYRAIGAMGPNGSTLLSYVLFEMAFCHDLIELGYNDTLQQKTELLKFIGIQDSENRAERS; this is encoded by the coding sequence TTGCAGTTCGAGCATGAGCAACAACAAGATTCAGGTGCGCCCAGAGTCGGTTTGGTTCTGACCGGAGGGGGTGCTCGCGCAGCTTATCAGGTAGGAGTGTTACGAGCGATTGCGGAATTATTGCCGGATAAACGCCGTAATCCTTTTCCCATCATTTGCGGTACTTCCGCTGGTGCGATTAATGCAGCCAGTATTGCAGTTTCGGCAAGCAATTTTGGTGAAGGCGTTGAAAGACTGGAAGCCGTCTGGTCGAATTTTCATGTCGACCAGATCTACCGGTCCGATTTCCTGGGGGTGCTGCATAATACCCTGCGTTGCATGCTTTCTTTGGTATCGGCCGAATACGGTCAGCATCATCCGATTTCCTTGCTGGATAATTCCCCCTTAGAAGCTTTATTAAGAAACCGCTTCTCTTTTCGTACGATTCAGCATTCCATCCGTTCCGGCTCTTTATATGCACTCGGTCTTACCGCATGGGGCTATACCTCTGGCCAATCAGTCACTTTTTATCAGGCGGCTAAAGCAGTGACTCCCTGGAAAAGAGCCCAAAGATTGGGGATTCCGGCTGAGATCGGAGTTGGACACCTGATGGCTTCATCGGCAATACCATTTATTTTTCCAGCGGTAAAACTGAACCGGGAATTTTTCGGCGACGGTTCCATGCGTCAACTGGCGCCGATTAGTCCAGCGTTGCATTTGGGAGCGGATAAAGTATTGATAATCGGTGTGCGCAAGCCCGTGACCGATGAACCGAAGCGTGTCAGCGTATCGGGTTATCCGCCATTTGCGCAGATTGCCGGGCATGCGCTGAACAGTATCTTTGTCGATAGTTTGGACGTGGATTTGGAGCGTTTGCTGCGTATTAATGAAACCTTAAAACTGATTCCTCCGGCAGCATTCAAAGAAAAAAATATTTCATTGCGGCCCGTCGAAGCAATGATGATCGCGCCTAGCGAAGGTATCAATGAGATCGCGCAAAAATATGCGAGTACTTTACCTTGGATTATGCGTTACTTATATCGTGCGATCGGTGCGATGGGGCCGAATGGGTCGACCTTACTGAGTTACGTGCTGTTTGAAATGGCTTTTTGCCATGATTTAATCGAATTGGGTTATAACGATACGCTTCAGCAGAAAACGGAATTGCTGAAATTTATCGGAATTCAGGATAGCGAGAACCGGGCGGAACGCTCGTAG
- the pip gene encoding prolyl aminopeptidase, with protein sequence MNHQTTLYPEIQPYQQGMLTLDNIHTMYWEVSGNPSGTPVVFLHGGPGAGASPAHRRFFDPASYRIVVYDQRGAGRSLPLGEIQENTTLHLINDLELLRQHLRIDRWLVFGGSWGSTLALAYGEAHPERCLGFILRGIFLCRKPEIDWFLYGLRNFFPEAWREFVAPLSIEERRDILSAYHQRLMNPDPAVHMPAARAWSTYEGSCSTLLPSPATVSYFAGDTVALGLARMEAHYFKHNIFLPENSLLDNAHKLHNIPATIVQGRYDAVCPIASADDLHHAWPQAEYLIIDDAGHSVWEPGIQAALIRATNQFKMRSIR encoded by the coding sequence ATGAACCATCAAACCACGCTCTATCCCGAAATCCAACCCTATCAGCAAGGCATGCTGACCTTGGATAACATCCACACCATGTACTGGGAAGTATCCGGCAATCCTTCCGGCACACCGGTGGTATTTCTTCATGGCGGACCGGGCGCCGGAGCATCTCCAGCCCACCGGCGCTTTTTCGATCCTGCATCTTATCGTATTGTCGTGTACGATCAAAGGGGCGCAGGCCGATCTTTACCGCTTGGCGAGATCCAGGAAAATACCACACTTCATTTGATCAACGATCTGGAATTACTCCGTCAGCACTTGAGAATCGACCGATGGCTGGTCTTTGGCGGCTCCTGGGGCAGCACATTAGCCCTCGCTTATGGCGAAGCGCATCCCGAGCGCTGCCTTGGTTTTATTCTGCGGGGAATTTTCCTGTGCCGCAAACCGGAAATTGATTGGTTTTTATATGGATTGCGCAATTTTTTCCCGGAAGCCTGGCGGGAATTCGTAGCACCGCTGTCTATTGAAGAACGCCGCGATATTCTATCCGCATACCATCAGCGCTTGATGAATCCCGATCCCGCCGTCCACATGCCGGCCGCGCGCGCTTGGAGCACGTACGAAGGATCTTGCTCGACCTTATTGCCAAGCCCCGCAACCGTCAGTTATTTCGCGGGCGACACTGTGGCGCTCGGACTCGCTCGCATGGAAGCGCATTATTTCAAGCACAACATCTTTTTGCCGGAAAATTCATTGCTGGATAACGCGCATAAATTGCACAACATCCCGGCAACCATCGTGCAAGGACGCTACGATGCGGTTTGTCCGATCGCCAGCGCCGATGATCTGCACCATGCCTGGCCGCAAGCGGAATACCTCATCATCGACGACGCCGGGCACTCGGTATGGGAACCGGGCATACAAGCAGCATTAATCCGTGCTACGAATCAATTTAAAATGCGAAGCATCCGTTGA
- the tnpA gene encoding IS200/IS605 family transposase — MDYRYGSHTVYQIEYHFVWVTKYRYKILKGEVAERVRELVRQTCEAFEIGIVQGVVSKDHVHILVSCPPEMAPSEIMRRLKGRTSSYLFEEFPHLKKRYWGRHFWARGYFCVTVGQMTEEMIKQYLEHHFEPNPNDNFKMEPE, encoded by the coding sequence ATGGATTATAGATATGGAAGTCATACGGTTTATCAGATTGAATATCATTTTGTATGGGTAACGAAGTATAGATATAAGATTCTGAAGGGAGAAGTAGCAGAACGAGTACGAGAGTTGGTTCGTCAGACGTGTGAAGCATTTGAAATCGGAATTGTACAGGGTGTAGTAAGTAAGGATCATGTGCATATTCTGGTGAGTTGTCCGCCGGAGATGGCTCCGAGTGAGATCATGAGGCGGCTAAAAGGACGAACATCGAGCTATCTGTTTGAAGAATTTCCTCACTTGAAGAAGCGGTACTGGGGAAGGCATTTTTGGGCGCGAGGGTATTTCTGCGTGACAGTAGGTCAGATGACAGAAGAGATGATCAAACAATACTTGGAGCATCATTTTGAGCCAAATCCAAACGACAATTTTAAAATGGAGCCGGAATAA
- a CDS encoding Mbeg1-like protein: MFLNTATGFEKFFLIIFKERIMKTKHTLMALLAAYLISANAVQANWDTNTAVMLATASECAYRVTNERQRDADRINVLNCLKDAATENPESLREAFSRLNIHSVEVFSSPGSSENGGAEIDAAILLKIPNGAIIAFRGTEPNKSDWLNNLKLFRFHDLDRNTRELLFEKGRHAGFANSLETLRNKILQDQKIWQPFKNQAQGTLYLTGHSKGGALATGATVDFREDFTGEVITYTFAAPRFFTARGEQISKGFTKQPPAKAGGFELRTESPDTRRLNDASYSGSILKLSFGFGSK, translated from the coding sequence GTGTTTTTAAACACAGCAACTGGTTTTGAGAAATTTTTCTTGATCATTTTTAAGGAAAGAATAATGAAAACTAAACATACTCTAATGGCTTTATTGGCAGCATATTTAATATCTGCAAATGCCGTACAGGCAAATTGGGATACCAATACTGCTGTCATGTTGGCTACCGCATCGGAATGTGCATATCGAGTTACCAACGAGCGCCAGAGAGATGCTGATCGTATTAATGTATTAAATTGCCTCAAAGATGCCGCAACTGAGAATCCAGAATCCTTGAGAGAAGCTTTCTCGAGACTGAATATTCACTCGGTGGAAGTGTTTTCTTCGCCAGGATCATCTGAGAATGGAGGTGCCGAAATCGATGCGGCGATTCTGCTAAAAATCCCCAATGGTGCGATTATTGCCTTCCGGGGCACGGAGCCGAATAAATCGGATTGGTTGAATAACCTCAAGCTTTTTAGATTTCATGATCTTGACAGGAATACTCGGGAGTTATTGTTTGAAAAAGGCAGGCATGCCGGTTTTGCAAATTCGTTAGAAACTTTGCGCAATAAGATTTTGCAGGATCAAAAAATCTGGCAACCGTTCAAAAATCAAGCGCAGGGAACTTTGTATCTGACAGGTCACAGCAAAGGTGGTGCATTGGCAACGGGCGCCACCGTCGATTTCCGAGAAGATTTTACCGGGGAAGTTATAACTTATACATTTGCCGCGCCGAGATTCTTTACAGCTCGTGGAGAACAAATTAGTAAAGGATTCACTAAACAACCACCGGCTAAAGCCGGTGGGTTTGAGTTACGGACTGAAAGTCCGGATACGCGTCGACTAAACGACGCGTCTTATTCCGGCTCCATTTTAAAATTGTCGTTTGGATTTGGCTCAAAATGA
- a CDS encoding EAL and HDOD domain-containing protein, with protein MDNYFLGRQPILDRNQNLVAYELLFRQEQAQEATVVTDDLSASANVIVNAYGRFGIQNVLGQQRGFINADPGLIMSNIISLLPCKHVVLEVRVPDHITEDFLRHCNELKQKGYQFALDNIVAIDSKIEQLLPIVSIVKVDVLSLEIDALEKLVNTLKRWPVLLLALKVESREQEMRCKQLGFQMFQGYYFAKPEVMSVKRADPGKLSLMKLLTLVTDNRDHDEIEREFKRQPGLSYHLMRMVNSVAGDLPRKINSIKHAITLMGREQLLKWIQLLLYTSNPVEDIAVNRRMQTAVERGKLMELIAAAERPHDKNHQERAFIVGILSLLDELLGIDMQQIVNKLGISDDMHQALMMREGRLGQALKLVEGDESGDNAAVESALAGLGFLSLREFNGIKLRASDWANQTGEVAN; from the coding sequence ATGGACAATTATTTTCTCGGGCGGCAACCCATTCTGGACCGGAATCAAAACTTGGTCGCATATGAATTATTGTTCCGCCAGGAACAAGCCCAGGAAGCAACGGTCGTTACCGATGACTTATCCGCATCGGCAAATGTTATCGTTAACGCCTATGGCCGCTTCGGTATCCAAAATGTACTAGGGCAACAACGGGGCTTCATCAATGCGGATCCCGGTTTGATCATGAGCAATATCATCAGCTTGCTGCCCTGTAAACATGTGGTTTTAGAGGTCAGAGTACCCGATCATATCACTGAAGATTTCTTGCGGCACTGCAACGAATTAAAGCAAAAAGGCTATCAATTCGCACTGGATAACATTGTTGCCATCGATAGCAAAATAGAGCAGCTGTTGCCGATCGTCAGCATCGTGAAAGTTGATGTATTGTCACTGGAAATAGATGCATTAGAGAAATTGGTAAACACTCTGAAACGCTGGCCCGTTCTGCTGTTGGCATTGAAAGTGGAAAGCCGCGAACAGGAAATGCGCTGCAAGCAGCTGGGATTTCAAATGTTTCAGGGATATTATTTCGCCAAACCCGAGGTTATGTCAGTCAAACGCGCGGACCCCGGAAAATTATCGCTGATGAAGTTGCTCACGCTGGTAACCGACAATCGCGATCACGATGAAATTGAACGGGAATTCAAACGCCAGCCAGGTTTAAGTTATCACCTCATGCGCATGGTCAATTCCGTAGCCGGGGATCTGCCGCGCAAAATCAATTCGATCAAACACGCCATCACATTGATGGGGCGCGAGCAATTATTGAAATGGATTCAACTATTGCTCTATACCTCCAATCCCGTGGAAGACATCGCGGTTAACCGGCGCATGCAAACCGCCGTCGAGCGCGGCAAGTTGATGGAATTAATCGCCGCCGCGGAACGTCCGCACGATAAAAATCATCAGGAGCGGGCTTTCATCGTAGGCATTCTATCTTTGCTTGACGAGTTGTTAGGCATCGACATGCAACAGATTGTGAACAAATTGGGGATCTCGGACGATATGCACCAAGCTTTGATGATGCGGGAAGGGCGTCTGGGCCAAGCGCTCAAATTGGTTGAAGGCGACGAGAGCGGCGATAATGCCGCCGTTGAATCGGCGCTCGCCGGATTAGGATTCTTGAGCTTGCGCGAATTTAACGGCATCAAATTGCGCGCTTCCGACTGGGCCAATCAAACGGGTGAAGTTGCCAATTAG
- a CDS encoding DUF6174 domain-containing protein yields MKKIVWLILAFTIMACATSGQSHSDYQQRRWQEAKIPHYRFELRIVCYCPFRGRMPLRIEVLDGQVVSMKDAHGGIITKADVHSEYFERHATIDRLFSILQTHQSGKADRVTVKFHPVYGFPERINIDRIKGAADDELGFIVSGFERLP; encoded by the coding sequence ATGAAAAAGATAGTTTGGTTAATACTGGCTTTTACCATCATGGCATGTGCAACATCAGGGCAAAGTCATTCCGATTACCAACAACGCAGATGGCAAGAAGCCAAAATTCCGCATTACCGGTTCGAGTTGCGTATCGTTTGCTATTGCCCTTTCAGGGGGCGCATGCCGCTACGAATCGAAGTTCTGGACGGGCAGGTGGTATCGATGAAAGATGCGCATGGCGGCATCATCACAAAGGCGGATGTTCACTCGGAATATTTTGAGCGTCATGCGACCATTGATCGTCTATTCTCGATATTGCAAACCCACCAAAGTGGTAAGGCGGATCGGGTTACAGTGAAATTCCATCCGGTATACGGTTTCCCGGAACGGATCAATATCGATCGCATAAAGGGCGCTGCGGACGATGAATTGGGATTTATTGTTTCCGGGTTCGAGCGCTTACCTTGA
- a CDS encoding CPBP family intramembrane glutamic endopeptidase, with amino-acid sequence MTIFLDYLRDYVLTIDKRLLLFCSIWIGILVTLNYQLGVEREMIAGLGSRYYQFAALSGLYYCAFVIPYCFVIVRRMNQGALTPVFWGLLMFAPLLFALKVCITNPFENLAAGVWGDYVAAVTALPFRLLVVLIPLLILAMHLPAQQSFWGMTWKGVQWRPYMLMLGFMLPLIVFASTQPDFLNTYPRLKQIDFILPHTEHPIIIQLLYEISYGLDFVTIELFFRGFLIFAFVRYVGAAAILPMAAFYCSIHFGKPLFECISSYFGGLILGIVAYRTQSIAGGLAVHLGVAWMMEIGGFLGNLTLK; translated from the coding sequence ATGACCATCTTTCTCGATTATTTGCGGGATTATGTTTTAACGATTGATAAGCGGTTGTTGCTGTTTTGTAGCATCTGGATCGGGATTCTGGTTACTTTGAATTATCAACTAGGGGTCGAGCGCGAGATGATTGCCGGCTTGGGGTCACGCTATTACCAATTTGCAGCGTTGAGCGGGTTGTACTACTGCGCTTTTGTGATTCCTTACTGTTTTGTGATCGTGCGAAGAATGAATCAGGGGGCTTTAACGCCGGTATTCTGGGGCTTGCTGATGTTTGCTCCGCTGCTATTCGCGCTTAAAGTTTGTATTACCAATCCCTTCGAAAATTTAGCGGCGGGCGTTTGGGGTGATTATGTAGCGGCGGTGACGGCATTACCGTTTAGATTGTTGGTAGTGTTGATACCATTGCTGATTTTGGCCATGCATTTACCGGCGCAACAGAGTTTCTGGGGGATGACATGGAAAGGTGTTCAATGGCGGCCTTATATGCTGATGCTGGGATTCATGCTGCCGCTGATCGTTTTTGCCAGCACGCAGCCGGATTTTCTCAATACTTATCCGCGGTTAAAGCAAATTGATTTCATATTGCCGCATACGGAGCATCCGATCATTATTCAGTTATTGTATGAAATCAGTTATGGCTTGGATTTTGTGACCATTGAGCTATTTTTTCGCGGGTTTCTGATTTTTGCTTTTGTCCGCTACGTTGGAGCGGCTGCGATTTTACCGATGGCGGCTTTCTATTGTAGTATCCATTTTGGTAAGCCACTGTTTGAATGTATTTCTTCCTACTTCGGCGGATTGATATTGGGCATTGTCGCGTACCGGACACAATCGATCGCCGGTGGCCTTGCCGTGCACTTGGGAGTGGCCTGGATGATGGAAATTGGCGGTTTTTTGGGGAATCTTACGTTGAAATGA
- a CDS encoding chemotaxis protein, which produces MSTALHEIDERTNLTAHNKFELLLFRLGEAPGTDHRELFGINVFKIREILVMPTITAVANAPRYVMGVANIRGQIITVIDLPKVVGCTPKKGTSILLVTEYARSTQAFAVEEVNEIARLEWNQVIAADGKGGNLVTSIARLDGDREDSRLAQVLDVEQILRDVLPDSSGSMEMENIDVKLTIPPGKVILAADDSPLARSMIENGLKAMNAPFVMTKTGLEAWTKIQSIAEAAHAEGKTIQDKVALVLTDLEMPEMDGFTLTRNIKNDQRFKSIPVVIHSSLTGEANENHVKSVGADAYVAKFAANEMASAIRNVLNKAHA; this is translated from the coding sequence ATGAGCACAGCTTTACACGAAATTGACGAACGCACAAACCTGACAGCTCACAATAAATTCGAATTATTGCTGTTTAGATTGGGAGAAGCTCCGGGTACCGACCACCGCGAATTATTCGGCATTAACGTCTTTAAAATACGCGAAATCCTGGTGATGCCAACCATCACCGCAGTTGCCAATGCTCCTCGATATGTCATGGGCGTCGCCAATATTCGTGGCCAGATCATTACCGTCATTGACTTACCCAAAGTCGTCGGTTGCACGCCGAAAAAAGGAACTTCCATTCTGCTGGTAACCGAATATGCCCGGTCAACACAAGCTTTTGCCGTTGAGGAAGTCAACGAGATCGCGCGTCTGGAATGGAATCAAGTCATCGCCGCGGATGGAAAAGGCGGCAACCTGGTAACCAGTATTGCCCGGCTCGACGGCGACAGGGAAGATTCGCGTTTAGCACAAGTGCTCGATGTCGAACAAATACTGCGCGATGTTCTACCCGATTCTTCCGGAAGTATGGAAATGGAAAACATCGACGTTAAGTTAACGATTCCGCCAGGGAAAGTAATACTGGCAGCCGACGATTCACCCCTTGCCCGCAGCATGATCGAGAACGGTCTCAAAGCAATGAATGCGCCTTTTGTAATGACCAAAACCGGATTGGAGGCTTGGACCAAGATACAATCGATAGCGGAAGCAGCGCACGCCGAAGGCAAAACTATCCAAGATAAAGTAGCGCTAGTACTCACCGATTTGGAAATGCCGGAAATGGATGGATTCACGCTGACGCGCAACATCAAGAATGATCAGCGCTTCAAATCGATTCCTGTGGTTATTCATTCGTCACTCACCGGCGAAGCCAATGAGAACCACGTCAAATCAGTCGGCGCGGATGCCTATGTCGCTAAGTTTGCCGCGAATGAAATGGCTTCAGCGATCCGGAATGTTTTAAACAAAGCACATGCCTGA
- a CDS encoding TM2 domain-containing protein, with amino-acid sequence MTISSAMRMKNKQAIEQDEERIRKMVRELPDDKRLWFFREAEKQLKDPDTYATLNFLFIAGLHHFYLGKWVRGFINLGIFLTGFVMLFTPLFGAGLLLLIVITAVELKALFQSQTVVQDYNNGVMERIYREVAAQTEVSPDS; translated from the coding sequence TTGACAATCTCAAGCGCTATGCGGATGAAAAACAAGCAAGCCATCGAACAAGATGAAGAGCGCATTCGCAAAATGGTGCGTGAACTACCGGATGACAAACGGTTATGGTTCTTCCGAGAGGCGGAGAAACAGCTAAAAGATCCCGATACTTATGCAACGCTGAACTTTCTTTTTATCGCCGGTTTGCATCATTTTTATTTGGGAAAATGGGTACGCGGGTTTATCAATCTTGGGATTTTTCTGACTGGTTTCGTGATGTTGTTTACACCATTGTTTGGAGCTGGGTTATTGCTGCTGATTGTCATTACGGCGGTTGAACTGAAAGCGCTGTTTCAGTCGCAAACTGTGGTGCAGGATTACAACAATGGCGTGATGGAACGGATCTACAGGGAAGTTGCCGCGCAGACGGAAGTGTCGCCGGATAGTTAG
- a CDS encoding DUF4177 domain-containing protein — protein sequence MAYKEYKVLYVTEGGLGTLFLGASGIPIKRLEATLNKEAAEGWTLVFQFVEQKRFLLFWKREAVIITLAR from the coding sequence ATGGCGTATAAAGAATACAAAGTGTTATACGTGACGGAAGGCGGGTTGGGAACGCTTTTTCTCGGAGCATCGGGTATACCGATCAAGCGGTTGGAAGCGACACTCAACAAGGAAGCAGCCGAGGGTTGGACGCTGGTGTTTCAGTTTGTCGAACAGAAACGGTTTTTATTGTTCTGGAAGCGGGAAGCCGTCATTATCACGCTGGCACGTTGA
- a CDS encoding PEP-CTERM sorting domain-containing protein has translation MIANNKLIRTAVCIAGLAALPSVASAGLSDHSFAWTHGIGSAQLVLNGSTTLTATNRGWVDEFGNNNFGGALGNYIVGTCGSSDSCSGSDTYANNYFAFDLHGITGATSAVLNLYQPAVGENGGADGGFLSQSAALVYTLFDVSGNPLTDSGLGIFGDLASGVSYASIAIGSSSNGNIVSIPLNAAAVSAINGGTDTFFIGGTISPVPEPATYGMLLAGLGLLGFMVRRRNQAV, from the coding sequence ATGATTGCGAATAATAAATTGATTAGAACAGCGGTATGTATTGCAGGACTGGCGGCATTACCGTCAGTTGCATCGGCCGGTTTGAGCGATCACAGTTTTGCATGGACGCACGGTATTGGCAGCGCACAACTGGTGCTGAACGGCAGCACGACGCTTACTGCGACCAATCGCGGCTGGGTTGATGAATTTGGTAATAATAATTTCGGTGGTGCTCTAGGAAACTATATTGTCGGTACCTGCGGTTCATCCGATTCGTGCAGTGGAAGCGACACGTATGCAAATAACTACTTTGCATTCGATCTTCATGGCATTACCGGCGCTACCAGCGCGGTGTTGAATTTGTATCAACCGGCGGTCGGTGAAAATGGCGGCGCGGATGGCGGTTTTCTGAGCCAATCGGCTGCATTGGTGTATACCTTGTTCGATGTTTCGGGTAACCCTTTAACCGATTCCGGTCTTGGAATTTTTGGTGATCTGGCATCCGGTGTTTCTTACGCTTCGATTGCGATTGGTTCATCGAGCAATGGCAATATCGTATCGATTCCACTGAATGCAGCGGCCGTTTCTGCAATTAATGGCGGTACGGACACTTTCTTTATCGGCGGCACGATCAGTCCGGTACCTGAACCTGCCACTTACGGCATGTTGTTAGCTGGTTTGGGATTGCTGGGATTCATGGTTCGCCGTAGAAATCAAGCCGTTTAA
- a CDS encoding DUF3175 domain-containing protein → MFQNSLKNWSHQVTETSNALDLEPGVFTWNDPYKIALSLKHSADSSERRKAEPFASAMAMLNFYINRAGKHLSAQQREVLEKAKDELRALYGKPRHGG, encoded by the coding sequence ATGTTTCAAAATAGCCTGAAAAACTGGTCTCATCAAGTCACCGAAACCAGTAATGCGCTTGATCTCGAACCGGGTGTGTTTACCTGGAACGATCCCTATAAGATCGCATTGTCGTTGAAGCATTCCGCCGACAGCAGCGAGCGGCGCAAGGCGGAGCCGTTCGCGTCGGCGATGGCTATGCTGAATTTCTATATCAACCGGGCGGGAAAGCATTTGTCCGCGCAACAGCGGGAAGTATTGGAAAAAGCCAAGGACGAGCTGCGTGCATTGTATGGAAAGCCGCGTCACGGCGGTTAG